A stretch of DNA from Nitrospirota bacterium:
GCAGCAATTCAGATCTACACGGAACTGCTGGCAGCGCGTCCGGATGATCCCGATCTGCTTCTCGCGCGCGGGCGGGTGTATACATTGGAAAGCCGCTGGCCTGAAGCCGAGGCGGACTTGACAGCGGCAACCGCGCATTCGCCTGATCATGGCGATGCCTGGTCGGCTCTCGGGGACCTGTATCTCCGGAGCGACCGGCCCCGCGATGCCGTGAATGCCTACAGTAAATGGATCGCGGCGGATCCCAAGAATCCCCGCGCATACCTCGCGCGCACAATAGCCTACCGGTCAGCGGGCGAATTCGCTGCAGCCCGCGCCGACTTTGACATTGCCCGCGCATACGGTACGCCGGACCCCGGGATTGATCTCCAGCGTAGCTCCCTGCAACAGAGCAAACCGGAGCAGGGATCAGCAGTGCCGGAGAAGTTCACGTGGCTGGCGAGCCTGTCATATGACTTCAGCACATTTTCAACGGACCGCAGCAATTGGCACTATTACAACGCTGCTCTTCGTCGTTACTGGGAACGCGGCTCACTCGGGTTTGAATATCTCCATTCCCGGCGGTTCGATTCCAACGATTATGCCTTTGCACTCGACGCGTATGTGGATCTCTGGCAGCGGGCGTATGCGAACGTGCGGTATCAATATTCACCAAGGGCCGTCCTCTATCCCGATGATTCCTATCGCGTAGAAATCTATCAGGAGATCGAAACGGGATGGGAGCTTGCCGGCAGCTACGATCACATGGACTTCACGGCAAGGAACGTCGATATGTACGGCGTCGCTCTTGGAAAATACACAGGCAACTGGTACCTCCGATGGCGGACCCTCTTTATTCCGACACCTGCCAAACTGGGAACAGCTCACCGTGCTCTTGCCCGATATTACTATGCCGGAAATGGGGATGATTACCTCGAGATCAACGGCGAATTCAGCCGGGGCGCTGAGTCGCTGGAGGGAACCACGATTGTTGAAACAACGAGGGGCCAGTCGGTTGGCGCGGCGTTCCAAACGTATTTTAATCCGCGATGGGGCATAAGACTTTCGGCCGGCTATGACGATGGAAAAACCCTTTTTGAGCAAAGCATCGTTGAGAAGCTTTACTCGGCCAAAATTTTAACACGTTGGTAATGCGAGCGCTACAAAACCTTGTACGGGCTGAAAGAGCGTGAGCTCTGTGCGGTATGAAGGTCGGCATTTATCCGACGAACAGTCACGGGAAAGCGCACCGTAACCCGGTCTTTTAAATACCGCCCGTGAAATAAAGAGGGGATATGCGGGAAGAGCATATTCATCGACCATCAGAAAGATATCCGGGGGATTTACGACGCGGCGCTCGATTTGTCGATGCCCATGTGCATCTCAAGGATACCTGCTGTCTGGACACTATCGTCGATGCCGGTGTTGGTGCGGTCCGCGATGCCGGCAGGAGAGGCAATATCACGGACGGGATCAATTCGATTGCCCGGGACAACAGTCTTCCGCGCATTATCTCCGCCCGCTGGGCGCTCTATAAAAAAGGCGGCTACGGCTCGTTGTTCGGCATCCCCGTTACAACCCGGGAAGAAATAAAATCAGCAATTCACACGCTTAAGGACGCCGGGGCTGGTATAATTAAAATAATGGCTTCCGGTATGGTGAGCCTCAAAGAGCCCGGCAGGGTGACTGCGGGAGGTTTCGATAAAGACGAGCTCAGATTCATCGTGCAGTCTGCCGCGACCTGCGGCATGGGTGTCATGGCGCATGCGAACGGGGAACACGCCATCATTGACGCTGCTGAAGCGGGAGTGCGGTCCATCGAGCATGGATTCTTCATGTCCAGGCGAGCGCTCGACAGCATGGCAAAGAAATCCACATTCTGGGTGCCAACGGTCGGGGCGCTCAAACGCGCTGCTGAGTCAGCTCAGGTATCAAAAGAAACAGAGGACTTTGTTGCCGGCCTGATCGGTTCTCATCTCGAGATGATGCGGTATGCTCAGGGTATCGGTGTTCCCCTTGCCGTTGGCACGGACTGCGTGCTTCCTGATCCACGATACGCGGAAGTTTATGAAGCGGAGCTTTTGTATTTTCAGCAGGCGGGGATTCCTTATGGTGAGGTGATGAAGATCGCCTGTGAACGCGGGGCAAGTCTGCTGGGGCTATAAGGCAGGGTTCAGGGTCCGGGGGCCAGGGTTCAGGAAAGCCTGAAGCATGGTCGAAGTTTTTTACCGTGGACCCCGTACCCCGGCTACTGGACCCTATATTTTCAATCGGAGGTCAATGTGCGAATCGGCATTCTGTCAGGAGGGGGCGATGCCCCCGGTCTCAATGCGGTCATCCGCGCGGTCACGAAGACCGCCATCTTCAAGTACGGTTGGCAGGTTACCGGCATCATTGACGGGTTCGAAGGGCTGCTGACGCCGACAAAAACACGCCAGCTCACCTCATGGAACACGCGGGGGATCCTATCTGTCGGCGGCACCATTCTCGGCACCACGAATCGAGGCAACCCCTTTGCCCATAAGACGGTCGTCGGCGGCAGGGAGATCGTGGAGGACATGTCGGCGGAGGTGCTGGAAAACATCACGGAGTTGGGGCTTGATGTGCTCGTTGTCATCGGCGGCGACGGATCGCTCAAGATCGGCGAGGGGATACACAAGCTCGGCGTTCCCGTGATCGGCGTTCCCAAGACCATTGACAATGATCTTATGGCCACCTACGTGACCTTCGGCTTCCAGACCGCGGTGGATACCGCGACCGAAGCGCTGGACAAGCTGCATACCACGGCGGAAAGCCACCAGCGGGTGATCGTGCTGGAGGTGATGGGACGTTATGCAGGATGGATCGCTCTCGAAGCCGGTATGTCCGGCAGCGCCGATGTTATCCTGATCCCCGAGATACCGTTCAGCATGGAAAAGGTGACGGAGAAGCTTCTTGAACGGAAAAAGGCGGGGAGCAAGTCAAGCATTGTGGTTGTGGCCGAGGGAGCGAAGCCGGCCGGCGGCGAGATGTCGGTGCGCGAGAAGGCCGCCGATGGCTACGTGCTGAGGCTCGGCGGCATGGGTGAGATCGTGGCGAATGAGATCAGCAAGCGCACCAGCTTCGAGACGCGGGTGACCGTGCTCGGCCATTTGCAGCGGGGCGGAAGTCCCTGTCCCTTCGACCGGCTGCTGGCCACGCGTTACGGCGCACACGCCGTGGAGCTCATTGCCCTGAAAAAGTTCGGGGAGATGGTTTCGTATCAACCCCCGATCATAACCTCGGTGCCGCTGGAGAGCGCGATCAGCAACCTCAAGCTCGTTGATCCCGACGGCGAGCTCGTTCATATCGCCGAGGGCATGGGAGTGAACTTCGGCAGATGATCCTCTTCGTCCTGATGATCTTTACGATCTACGGCGGGGTGCACGCCTATGCGTTCGTCAAAGCGAGGAGCGTCTTCGCGTTCGGTCCGCTGGTAGGGGCCGCGCTCGGCTCGTTCATGCTGCTCATGGTCTTCGCGATTTTTCTGGTCCGGACGCTTGAAACCCATGAGTATGAATTGTCGGCGCAGGCGCTGTCGTATGTCGCGTACTTCTGGATGGCGGTGTTGTTCCTCTTTTTTTGCGGTTCCCTCCTTTTCGACGGCCTCACGCTCGTCACCCGCGCCATCGGCTGGATAACGCGAAACGATATTTCCGCATATCTCGTCCCGGTGAAAACCTCATTTTACATCAGCCTTGGCCTGGCATGTGCGATCTGTGCCTACGGTTATTTTGAGGCGAAGGACATCCGTACAGAACGGCTTGTCATCGAGACCACGAAACTCCCCGCGGGAATCGACAGGCTCACGATCGTGCAGATGTCGGATGTGCACCTCGGTCTTATCAACCGGTGTGAGCGGTTCAGCCCGATGATTAAAGCGGTCAAGGACGCGAACCCTGATATTTTCGTAGTGACCGGCGACCTGGTGGATGCCCAGATCAACCATTTGCCCGGTCTCGCCGATATGCTTCGTGAAGTAACGGCGAAATTCGGAAAGTACGCCATCATGGGAAACCATGAGTATTATGCAGGACCGGAAAAGTCGCTCGCGTTCATTCGTGAGGCGGGACTCACCCTGCTGCGCGATGAAGTGGCCGCGGGCGGGCCCGTCACGATCGTCGGGGTTGATGACCGTACCGCGATACAGCTGAACCTGGGACATCCCTCATCAGAGAAAAAACTGCTGAGCGGGCTACCGAGGGACCGGTTCATCCTTTTTCTCAAACACCAGCCGCGCATCGATCCGAATACCATCGGCCTCTTTGACCTCCAGCTCTCCGGACACACGCACAAGGGGCAGATATTTCCCTTCACCTTGCTGACGCACCTGTCCTTTCCGCTGATTGCGGGTAACTACGAACTGGGGAAAGGATCGCTTCTGCATATAAGCCGCGGGACCGGAACCTGGGGGCCGCCCGTCCGGTTCCTCGCGCCGCCCGAAGTGACCATCATCGAGCTGGTCAGGAAGACATCGTCATGAGCGATGCCATTTGATGAGGAGGGTCTGGCAATGAAACCGAATTTTGTTCATCGTGTTCGTGGTCGGTGTTGTTTCCAGCATTCCGGAAACAGCGACCGAAATGAGGCGCGTTGTCGTGAATACCCGGGAAGCGTTGATCGGCTCCACGGCCTATGAGTATGATGAAAAAGGACGGATCAGCATCATGAAAATGTATCCACCTGCGGAGAATGCCGGGGAGCTTGTCAGAACGGAGTTCCATTATGAAGGTGAGAACCGGGACCCGTCAAGAACCGAGGTAATGAGCCTGATCGAAAAGAAAACCAGGTTGATCCACTAAAACAGTCCCGAATCCAAAAATGAGAGATCATGGCCCCGCGAACCCGGGCCGGATGTCCAAAAAAAAGCCCCGGCGGCTTTCGTCGTCCGGGGCCCGGTGTATCAATAATCCATCCTATTACGGTTTTGCTATCGTGTAGTTCCCTTTGTCATCGAAGTTGACGTTGGCGTTCAGGAACTTCACGTTGTATCCCTTTTCCTTTAACTTGTGATAGGCCATCTCGGCCAGTACGCCGGTGTTGCAATACGTGACGATCTGCTTGTCCTTCGGGATTTCCGCCAGGCGGTCAAGTATTTCTGTGTCCGGGATGACCTTGGCGCCCTTGATCATGCCAAAATTCGCCTCCTCCCGGCTGCGTGCATCAATGATAAGCGTGTCTGCTGATGTGCTTGCGGCAATCTTCTTAAAGTCATCAATGGCTATCTCACCGGGTCTGGGCTTGGGTACGTACGTGATCGTTGTGGCCAGGTTGCCGGTCTCAACAGGAAATTTGGCCGCCTGCCACGCGTCCATACCGCCGGTCAGGACCGCTACGCTGGTGTAGCCCGCGGCGATGAGGGCCTTTGCCGAGTTCACTGCGTCGCCCCCGCCCTTATCGTCAACAATAATGATCGGAGGTTTTTTGTCCTTGGGCGGGAACTTTGCGATGTTCGCTGCAACATCGGCTGCGGGCATTGTCACTGCACCCTTGATGAAGCCATTTTTGGCTGCGGCTGCGGGACGGACGTCGAGGAGTACGTTCGAGATCTCTTTATCTATATAGGCTTCTTTCAGAAATTGCGGGGAAAGTACGAGATAGTTTCTCTTGGTCCATTCCGGGAGTCCGTCGTGATACACTTTTACGTTGGTATAACCGAGCTTCTCCGCCCGACCGGCGGAATTAGGGCTCATGGCTCAGGTTACACCCTGGCAGTAGTAAATGATCAGCGCGTTCTTGTCCTTGGGGAGCTTGTCGATGTTTTTTTCAAAAGCCGGAAAGGGGATGTTGATTGCCGTGGGCATGGCGCCCTCCATGAACCGGGGGGCCGGTCGCGCGTCGATCAGCAGATACTTACCCTGCGCCGGTCCCATGTCCACGAGTTTTTCCATGGAGGCAGTGTTCAGTAACTTTTCAGATGCCACCTTGATTGCAGGCTTGGCAGAGACCAGTGTGGCGAATTTTTTTCCGTTTTTCTCAGTATATTCTACGCGGATCTCTTTGCCTTTTTTGATCACGCGTAAGGGCTCGGACGGGTTATCCGGATCCGGTTTGACATTTTTAACGATCAGGGTTTTTGGGTTGAACCTCAGTATTTCGGTTGTGTCATCGATCTTCATCTGTATGGACTCATTCTGGTATGCCACCAGATCGAAGTTCCCCCGAAGATTGCCGGGCTCTGCCTGATGACAGTTCATGCAGATCTTAGCAATGACGGGTTTTGCTTGCGGCGCTGCCACTGCAGCAGCCTTTTCTTGCGCGGCAGCCTGGCCGGCGATCATGGCCAGACCGAAAACCATGGCTGTTGCGAAGCCGATGCTCATAAGTCGTTTATGCAAAATGTTTTTCTCCTTTCGCGATGAGACAGATTTTTAATCATTAGGATAGCCTTGCCTTCTGGAAGAGGAAATGCATTGAAGACATGTAACTTATGAAGGATATTATAATTGTAGCTTTAGACTTAGTCAATATAAATTCATGCTCTTGTGAAAGACGTGTCGTTTCTGTCTCTTGAAAGGAAATCAGATTGTTAGCGTTCTACGGGCTTTACCAAGAGAAAACCCTTGACAATAATGGACTTATCTTATATATTTACTATCCTTTGCCAGGCGGGTATATTCCATGTTTGATTCCTTAAGTGGTAAATTAGAGTCTGTTTTCAAGAAGCTCCGCGGCAGGGGCATTCTTAAGGAAGACGACGTTAAAGAGGCCATGCGCGAGGTGCGTCTTGCGCTCCTTGAAGCTGATGTAAACTTCAAGGTGGTGAAGGAGTTCATCGGCAAGGTACAGGAACGGGCAGTCGGGCAGGAGATACTCTCAAGCCTCACCCCGGGCCAGCAGGTTGTGAAGATCGTCCACGAGGAGCTCGTGGCGCTCCTGGGGGGAACGCAGGCAAAGCTTCATTTGTCGCCGAACCCGCCCACCGTCATCATGATGGTCGGCTTGCAGGGCTCCGGCAAGACGACCACGGCCGGCAAGCTGGCGAAGAATTTCAAGAAGGACGGGCGCAGGGTCCTTCTGGTCCCGGCGGACACGCAGAGGCCGGCGGCGGTCCAGCAGCTTATCACCCTTGCGAAGCAGGTGGGGGTGGATGCCTATCTCACGGAAGAGAAGGACCCCGTTGTCATTTGCCGCGCGGCGGTCCAGCAGGCCGCTTCATCTCTGTATGAGGTGGTGATCCTTGATACGGCGGGCAGGCTCCAGATCGACGAGCCGCTCATGGACGAGCTCCGGCAGATCAAGGCCGGGGTAAAGCCGAGCGAAGTGCTGTTCGTGGCCGATGCGATGACCGGCCAGGAAGCCGTGAATATCGCCTCGAAGTTCAACGCCGACCTGGGATTTGACGGCGTGGTCTTGACCAAGCTTGACGGCGATGCGCGCGGCGGCGCGGCGCTCTCGGTCCGGTCCGTGACCGGCAAGCCGCTCAAGTTTGTCGGCATGGGCGAGAAGCTCGACGCCCTCGAGCCGTTCCATCCGGACCGCATGGCCTCGCGCATCCTCGGCATGGGCGACGTGATGTCGCTCATCGAGAAGGCGCAGGAGACCGTTGGCGAGGAAGAGGCGCTCAAGCTTGCGAAGAAGCTCAAGAAGAACACCTTCGACCTCGAGGACTTCCGCAACCAGTTGAAGCAGGTGAAAAAGCTCGGCGGTCTTGAGCAGATCATGGGAATGATCCCCGGGATGGGCAAGATGAAGCTCCCGGATGCGCAGGTGAATGAAAAGGAGCTGGCGAAGGTTGACGCGATCATCAGCTCCATGACCCCCAAGGAACGGACAGACTATCTGATCATCAACGGCAGCCGCAGGGTCCGCATCGCCAAAGGCAGCGGCACCCAGGTGCAGGATGTGAACCGGCTCCTGAAGCAGTTCGGCGAGATGCGCAAGATGATGAAGTCCCTGTCAGGCGGCAAGATGGGGAAGATGGGTAATATAGGCAAGATGCTCGGCGGCAGGATGCCGTTTTGAGGAGAAACCTTATATTTACCACTAAGACACGAAGACACTAAGATAAACCTTATTTAAAGTCTTCCTTCGTGACTTGGTGCCTTTGTGGTAACAGATTTTAAGTGATTTAATAACGAAAGAGGTGAACACATGGCTGTAAAGATCAGACTGAAACGGATGGGGACTCACAAAAAACCGTACTACCGGCTGGTTGTAGCGGATTCCCGGTCGCCGAGAGACGGACGCTTTATCGAGATGGTCGGTATTTACGATCCGCTCAAGAAGCCGGCGGAGATCAAGGTTGATCAGGTCAAGGCATTGGACTGGCTCAAGAAGGGCGCAGTCCCCTCTGATACCGCGCGGACCCTGCTCTCCAAGGTTGGAATCATGAAGCAGTTCGCAGAGGCGGCGAAGTCGTCTTAGTTCGGAGTTCCCCCGATTAAGATGTTCGGGGGCAGGCTCCGTTCGGAGTGCGGAGAACACAACCGCAATATCATGAAGACGGAATGCTGAATCCGCGATGACGCGCACATGCTCATAACCATCGGCAAAGCGGTTAAACCCTTTGGCGTCAAGGGCGAGATGAAGATCGGGCTCCTGACGGACTTCCCGGGGCGCTTCAAGGACTTGGGCCGGGTGCATCTGGTCTCACCGGCCGGCAAAGAGATCGTTTGCAAAGTGAAGTCCGTTCGGTATGCCGGCGAGGTCCCGCTCCTTCTTTTTGACGGATATGATTCTCCCGAGAAGGCCAAGGAACTGAACGGGTGGCTCGTCAAAGTTCCCGAGGAAGACGCGGTCCCGCTGCCCGAGGGGCAGTATTACTGGTACGAGATCATCGGCATGGAGGTCCTTGCCGAGAGCGGCGAGAAGCTCGGCACCATCGTGGACATCTTCGAAACGGGCAGCAATGACGTGTATGTGATGAAACACGGCAGGAAGGAAGTCTATCTTCCCGCGACGAAGGAAGTGATCAAGCAGGTCGACCGGAAGACGAAACAGATGGTCATCCATCTGATGGACGGCATGATGGAATAGCTGCCGGCCTCACGCACCTGGAGGCGGCAGTATTGAAAATTGTAAATTGCACAATGCAAATTTCAAAGTATCGGACCCGACGAACAATTTTGCATTTTAAACGTTGTACTGTGCATTCTGCAATTTCTCTTTCATTGAAAAACGTGCGGTCAGAGATATGAGAGCATTGAATTTCGAGGTGCTCACCCTGTTCCCCGGGATACTTGAGGGGCCGCTGAACGAGAGCATTCTCAAACGGGGCAGGGAAAAAAGGCTTCTGAACATTGTGGTCCGGAACATCCGGGACTATACGGAAGACAAACACCGGACCGCCGACGACAGCCCCTATGGGGGAGGCGCCGGCATGGTGCTCAAGCCTGAGCCGATTGTCAAGGCCTTTGAGGCGATCAGGGCGGAGCATCCCGGGGAAACGTTGTTAACGATCCTGCTCTCGCCGCAAGGCAGACTCCTTGATCAACGGCGGGCGGAACAGCTCTCCGAGGAAAAGCGGACAATCGTTCTGCTCTGCGGACATTACGAGGCGATCGATGAGCGCGTGATCGATGCCCTCATTGACGAGGAACTTTCGATCGGCGATTATGTGCTCACCGGCGGGGAGCTTGCCGCTCTGGTGGTGATCGATGCGGCCGCAAGACTGCTGCCCGGCGTTCTGGGCGATGAAGAGTCGGCATACCGCGATTCATTTGGCGACGGCCTGCTCGACCATCCGCATTATACGCGGCCGGCTGAATTTCTTGGGAGAAAGGTCCCGGATGTTCTGCTTGGCGGCAACCATGCGGCGATCGAGAAGTGGCGC
This window harbors:
- a CDS encoding YaiO family outer membrane beta-barrel protein; the protein is MMIHLALSLVVAMADGDLAMSRGDHDAAAQSYRAEAEAHPELYEARIKLANALSLSKHHDAAIQIYTELLAARPDDPDLLLARGRVYTLESRWPEAEADLTAATAHSPDHGDAWSALGDLYLRSDRPRDAVNAYSKWIAADPKNPRAYLARTIAYRSAGEFAAARADFDIARAYGTPDPGIDLQRSSLQQSKPEQGSAVPEKFTWLASLSYDFSTFSTDRSNWHYYNAALRRYWERGSLGFEYLHSRRFDSNDYAFALDAYVDLWQRAYANVRYQYSPRAVLYPDDSYRVEIYQEIETGWELAGSYDHMDFTARNVDMYGVALGKYTGNWYLRWRTLFIPTPAKLGTAHRALARYYYAGNGDDYLEINGEFSRGAESLEGTTIVETTRGQSVGAAFQTYFNPRWGIRLSAGYDDGKTLFEQSIVEKLYSAKILTRW
- a CDS encoding amidohydrolase family protein; its protein translation is MREEHIHRPSERYPGDLRRGARFVDAHVHLKDTCCLDTIVDAGVGAVRDAGRRGNITDGINSIARDNSLPRIISARWALYKKGGYGSLFGIPVTTREEIKSAIHTLKDAGAGIIKIMASGMVSLKEPGRVTAGGFDKDELRFIVQSAATCGMGVMAHANGEHAIIDAAEAGVRSIEHGFFMSRRALDSMAKKSTFWVPTVGALKRAAESAQVSKETEDFVAGLIGSHLEMMRYAQGIGVPLAVGTDCVLPDPRYAEVYEAELLYFQQAGIPYGEVMKIACERGASLLGL
- a CDS encoding ATP-dependent 6-phosphofructokinase, which gives rise to MRIGILSGGGDAPGLNAVIRAVTKTAIFKYGWQVTGIIDGFEGLLTPTKTRQLTSWNTRGILSVGGTILGTTNRGNPFAHKTVVGGREIVEDMSAEVLENITELGLDVLVVIGGDGSLKIGEGIHKLGVPVIGVPKTIDNDLMATYVTFGFQTAVDTATEALDKLHTTAESHQRVIVLEVMGRYAGWIALEAGMSGSADVILIPEIPFSMEKVTEKLLERKKAGSKSSIVVVAEGAKPAGGEMSVREKAADGYVLRLGGMGEIVANEISKRTSFETRVTVLGHLQRGGSPCPFDRLLATRYGAHAVELIALKKFGEMVSYQPPIITSVPLESAISNLKLVDPDGELVHIAEGMGVNFGR
- a CDS encoding metallophosphoesterase, with the protein product MILFVLMIFTIYGGVHAYAFVKARSVFAFGPLVGAALGSFMLLMVFAIFLVRTLETHEYELSAQALSYVAYFWMAVLFLFFCGSLLFDGLTLVTRAIGWITRNDISAYLVPVKTSFYISLGLACAICAYGYFEAKDIRTERLVIETTKLPAGIDRLTIVQMSDVHLGLINRCERFSPMIKAVKDANPDIFVVTGDLVDAQINHLPGLADMLREVTAKFGKYAIMGNHEYYAGPEKSLAFIREAGLTLLRDEVAAGGPVTIVGVDDRTAIQLNLGHPSSEKKLLSGLPRDRFILFLKHQPRIDPNTIGLFDLQLSGHTHKGQIFPFTLLTHLSFPLIAGNYELGKGSLLHISRGTGTWGPPVRFLAPPEVTIIELVRKTSS
- a CDS encoding rhodanese-like domain-containing protein, whose amino-acid sequence is MSPNSAGRAEKLGYTNVKVYHDGLPEWTKRNYLVLSPQFLKEAYIDKEISNVLLDVRPAAAAKNGFIKGAVTMPAADVAANIAKFPPKDKKPPIIIVDDKGGGDAVNSAKALIAAGYTSVAVLTGGMDAWQAAKFPVETGNLATTITYVPKPRPGEIAIDDFKKIAASTSADTLIIDARSREEANFGMIKGAKVIPDTEILDRLAEIPKDKQIVTYCNTGVLAEMAYHKLKEKGYNVKFLNANVNFDDKGNYTIAKP
- a CDS encoding rhodanese-like domain-containing protein: MHKRLMSIGFATAMVFGLAMIAGQAAAQEKAAAVAAPQAKPVIAKICMNCHQAEPGNLRGNFDLVAYQNESIQMKIDDTTEILRFNPKTLIVKNVKPDPDNPSEPLRVIKKGKEIRVEYTEKNGKKFATLVSAKPAIKVASEKLLNTASMEKLVDMGPAQGKYLLIDARPAPRFMEGAMPTAINIPFPAFEKNIDKLPKDKNALIIYYCQGVT
- the ffh gene encoding signal recognition particle protein produces the protein MFDSLSGKLESVFKKLRGRGILKEDDVKEAMREVRLALLEADVNFKVVKEFIGKVQERAVGQEILSSLTPGQQVVKIVHEELVALLGGTQAKLHLSPNPPTVIMMVGLQGSGKTTTAGKLAKNFKKDGRRVLLVPADTQRPAAVQQLITLAKQVGVDAYLTEEKDPVVICRAAVQQAASSLYEVVILDTAGRLQIDEPLMDELRQIKAGVKPSEVLFVADAMTGQEAVNIASKFNADLGFDGVVLTKLDGDARGGAALSVRSVTGKPLKFVGMGEKLDALEPFHPDRMASRILGMGDVMSLIEKAQETVGEEEALKLAKKLKKNTFDLEDFRNQLKQVKKLGGLEQIMGMIPGMGKMKLPDAQVNEKELAKVDAIISSMTPKERTDYLIINGSRRVRIAKGSGTQVQDVNRLLKQFGEMRKMMKSLSGGKMGKMGNIGKMLGGRMPF
- the rpsP gene encoding 30S ribosomal protein S16 encodes the protein MAVKIRLKRMGTHKKPYYRLVVADSRSPRDGRFIEMVGIYDPLKKPAEIKVDQVKALDWLKKGAVPSDTARTLLSKVGIMKQFAEAAKSS
- the rimM gene encoding ribosome maturation factor RimM (Essential for efficient processing of 16S rRNA), which gives rise to MLITIGKAVKPFGVKGEMKIGLLTDFPGRFKDLGRVHLVSPAGKEIVCKVKSVRYAGEVPLLLFDGYDSPEKAKELNGWLVKVPEEDAVPLPEGQYYWYEIIGMEVLAESGEKLGTIVDIFETGSNDVYVMKHGRKEVYLPATKEVIKQVDRKTKQMVIHLMDGMME
- the trmD gene encoding tRNA (guanosine(37)-N1)-methyltransferase TrmD — translated: MNFEVLTLFPGILEGPLNESILKRGREKRLLNIVVRNIRDYTEDKHRTADDSPYGGGAGMVLKPEPIVKAFEAIRAEHPGETLLTILLSPQGRLLDQRRAEQLSEEKRTIVLLCGHYEAIDERVIDALIDEELSIGDYVLTGGELAALVVIDAAARLLPGVLGDEESAYRDSFGDGLLDHPHYTRPAEFLGRKVPDVLLGGNHAAIEKWRRRESLRATLRKRPELLATAELTDEDRKILEELKKEL